The DNA window TCGCCGTCCAGGGCCTCTCCCGCGCCGACCGCCTCCGCCAGTCCGCCAGCGCGGTCCAGGTCGTCGAGACCGAGCGCGCCCGCCGCGAGAGCGCCGACCTCGGCCAGCTCGTCGCCCGCACCCAGGGCGTCGGCGTCCGCCGCAGCGGCGGCCTCGGCTCCACCACCCGCTTCTCCCTCAACGGCCTCACCGACGACCAGATCCGCTTCTTCCTCGACGGCGTTCCTCTCGACATGGCCGGCTTCGGCCTCGGCCTCGCCAACGTCCCCGTCAACCTCGTCGACCGCGTCGACATCTACCGCGGCGTCGTCCCCATCCACCTCGGCACCGACGCCCTCGGCGGCGCCGTCAACCTCGTCACCGACGACCACGACCGCCGCACGGGCGCCAGCGCCTCCTACCAGATCGGCTCCTTCGGCACCCACCGCTGGACCCTCGCTGGCCGCTACCACCACGCCCCCACCGGCCTCTTCGCCGCCGCCAGCGGCTTCCTCGACCTCGCGCGCAACGACTACACCATCGACGTCGAGCAACCCGACGACCGCGGACGCTTCCAGCCCCTCCAGGCCCGCCGCTTCCACGACGCCTACGCAGCCCGCGGCGCCAGCGTCGAACTCGGCCTCGTCGGCCGCCCCTGGACCCGCCGCCTCGTCGCCCGCCTCTTCGTCACCGACCACGACAAAGAGCTACAGCACAACCCCACCATGACCGTCCCTTACGGCGAGGTCACCCACGGCGGCAGCTCCCTCGGCGCCACCCTTCGCTACGAGCACACCTTCCCCCTCGCTGGCGCGCCCCTCAGCGTCTCCGCCCTCCTCGGCGCCGCTCGCCGCACCACCCACTTCACGGACCTCTCTCCCTGGGTCTACGACTGGCTCGGCCACCGCGTTCGCCCTCGTGTCCGGCCTGGCGAGATGGGCAACGGCCCGAGCGAACGCACCCTTCAGGACGACAGCTTCCTCGCCCGCCTCAACCTCGGCTGGCTCCTCGCCCCCGAGCACACCCTCCGCCTCTCCATCGCCCCCACCCTGAACGCTGGCCAGGGCGAAGACCGCCTCTTCACCGGCGAGCACGACCCCCTCGCGGCCCCGCGCGACACCTTCCGCGTCATCACCGGCCTGGAGCACCAGGCCGAGCTCGTCGACCGACGCCTCCAGAACCTCCTCTTCTCCAAGCACTACCTCCTCCGCACCACCTCCGAAGAGGTCGTCGCCGGCGCCCCACCTCGCCCCTTCGACCTCACCACGCAGCAGCTCGGCGCCGGCGACGCCTTGCGCTTCCGCTTCACCGACTGGCTCTGGACCAAGGCCTCCTACGAGTACGCCACCCGCCTCCCGCGCCCCGACGAGATCTTCGGCAACGGCGTCCTCATCGTCCCCAACCTCGACCTCCAGCCCGAGACCAGCCACAACGTGAACCTCGGCCTCACCGCCGAGACCGCGCCCAGCACCGCGGGCAGCTTCCGCGCCGACGTGAACGGCTTCCTCCGCGACATCGACCAGATGATCGCCCTCCTCGCCAGCGACCTCGTCTCCACCTACGCGAACATCGCCGCCGCCCGCGCCCTCGGCGTCGAGGCCGCCCTCGGCTGGACCTCCCCTGGCGAGCACCTCGCCCTCGACGGCAACGTCACCTTCCAGGACATCCGCAACACCGCCACCGAGGGCAGTTACGCCCGCTTCGCTGGGGACCGCATGCCGAACCGCCCCTGGCTCCTCGCCAACGCCTCCGCCCGCCTCCAGCACCGCGGCCTCGCCAGCCCGAACGACGAGGCCGCGCTCACCTACTACGTGAGCTACGTCCACGAGTTCTTCCGCTCCTGGGAGAGCAGCGGCCAGCGCCAGTCCAAGCAGCAGATCCCCAGTCAGCTCCTGCATTCCCTCGCGCTCACCTACGTGCTGCGCGGCGACCCCCTCACCACCACCTCCAGCCTGGAGATCCAGAACCTCACCGACGAGACGCTCTACGACTTCTTCGGCGCGCAGCGGCCTGGCAGAGCGATCTTCTTCAAGGGCACCCTCGAGCTCTGACGGACCCTCGACGCTCGGCCAGCGCCGGGGCATGACCCGGGCCGGGTGGGGAACGGAGAACACGACGGGCGACCGCCGTGCCTTGCAGAGGAGACGACGATGGCGAAGCGCGTGATCAGTGTGGTCGGCGGAACGGGGTCTCAAGGCGGGGGCGTCGTGGAAGCGCTGCTGGCTCGGGGCGATTTCACCGTCCGCGTGGCGAGCCGCAACCCGAACAGCGACGCAGGGCGTGCGCTCGCGGCCCGCGGCGTGGAGGTCGTCGCGGCCGACCTGCTCGATCCGGGCACCCTGCGCGCAGCCTTCGACGGCGCTCACGGCGCCTTCCTCGTCACGAACTTCTGGGATCCCAGCCAAGCCGGGCGGGAGACCGAGGTGGGCGCCGCGGCCGTCGAGGCGGCGCGGACGGCGGGCGTCGAGCACCTCGTCTGGTCCACCCTCCCCGACGTCGCGTCCATCTCGGGTGGCCGCCTCGATGTCGCGCATTTCACCGACAAATCCCGCGTCGACGCCGTGGTCCGCGCCGCTGGCTTCGCGCGCCACACACTCGTGCAGGCGCCGTTCTACTTCCAGAACTTCCTCACCCTGCTCGCCCCTCAGCCGCTCCCTGGCGGCGGCAGCGGCTGGGCCGTGCCGATCGACCCCGCGCCGCGCGTCATCCACGCGGGCGACGTTTCCGAGGTCGGGCGCGCCGTCGCGGCCGCCTTCAGCGCAGGCGACCGCCTCCCCGACGGCAGTGTCCTCGCCGTGTGCGGCGGCCTGTACTCCTGGAACGACTTCGCGGCGACGCTGAACGGGCTCGGACACCAGCTCACCGTGGTGCAGGTCCCCCCGGAGACCTACGACGGCTTCTTCCCGGGCGCCCGGGAGCTGCGCGAGATGTTCCAGTACTTCGCCGAGTTCACCTACTTCGGCCCGCAGCGTGACGCGCACCTCGCGGCGACTGCCGCCCTCGTCCCCGAAGGCTTCACCTCCTTCGCCGACTGGGCGCGCGTCCACATGAAGCGCTGAGCGCTGAGCGCAGCACCCGCGCCGCCACCCTGTCTCCACCTTCCAGGTCGCGGCGTCGCGGCCGCTTCACCCGGGGGCGGGGCGACAGGAGCGTGTGCCCTTCCCCCATGAATCAGAGAAACACGTTCCACTCGGTCCCGACGTTGCGTCCCCCATTGCCGGCCGTCCAGGCCCGCGTGCCGCTCGACCAACCGTCGTGCCTGTACCATTGCAAGTCGCCGTTGGGCTTGATGCCATAGACAACGCCGTTCGCTCCCGGGAAAACATGGTCGTACATGTTCCAGCCGGTGCCGACGTTCAGCCCGCCGTCTCCTGCGGTCCATTCGCGGGTGCCATTCTGCCAGCCGTTGTGCCGGTACCATTGCATGGTCCCATCGGGCTTGATGCCGTAGATGACGCCGTTCCCGCCCGAGAAGATCTGGCTGTACACATTCCAGCCGGTGCCGACGTTGCGGCCGCCATCGCCAGCGGTCCAGTCCATCGTCCCGGTCAGCCACCCATCGTGCCGGTACCATTGCATCCTCCCGTCGGCATGGACACCGTAGAAGACGCCATGTCCACCCGAGAAGACGTGACGGTACATTTGCCAACCCGTCCCTACTTCCCGCTGCGAGCCATCCGACGGAGTCCAGTCGAAGGTGCCCGTTTGCCAGCCGTTGTGCCTGAGCCAGTGCATCCTGCCGTCGTGCCGGATGCAATACAGGATGCCCTCCCCACCTGGGATGATGCGGGCGCACAGGTTCCATTCTGTTCCGACATTGCGACCGCCGCGAGGCGCATCTGCCCAGTCGAAGGTGCCGGTTTGCCAGCCCTTGTGCTGAGTCCATTGCAGCCTGCCGTCTTGAAGAACGCCGTAGATGACACCTTGTCCCCCCCACATCACGGTGCCCTGCGCCGCTTCGGCTTGGCCTGGAGTCACCATCATCAGAAATCCAGAGACTGTCGCGAAGATTGCCGCAGCGATCCGAATGCCCAGCATGACGCCCTCCTCTTTTCCGAGGTCCAGAAAGCGACGCCGCCGCTTTCATTCTGGTGACCGGATGAGGAAAGCGGGAGGGGGACAGCGCGGCCCGAGCGCCTCGTGAAGACCCTCCGCGTTCCTGCTCTGCCTTCTCCCACGGCGATCCGGAAGCCGACGTTCCCGCCCAGCAGCAAGCAGCGTGCTGGTCGGTGACGGGCGCTGCGAGAGCATCGAACCCTGGGTGACCCGCTCAGCGGCCCCCTCTGCGCAGCGCAGGTTGCGCCATCGTTGCGCGACTCGCGCCGACCGACACGGCGTCGAGCTGCGCATCGCGACCCGGGGCACCGTGAACCAGGCCATTGTCCGCGAAATCACGGTGGAGAGGGCGCTGGCATCTCGCTTGCGAAGGCGTTTCACCGGCACGAGGGAACATCGCGAGGCTCGCCACGGCGAGGCGCGCGGCGGCTCGTGTCCAGCAGTCAACCCATCGTGTTTCGCAATGAGGAGACGACCATGAAATTCACCGTGACTAGCTTGCTGGGCCTGATGCTCGTATCGACGATGGCAGCGTGCGCGCCCGTCGAGGACGAGGCCTACGTGGGGGACGAGGTCGACGCGACCGAGGAGGCGCAGGAGGTCCAGGGGGAGAACGTCGATGCGCTCGCCGTGGCGGACGTGGGCGACGAGGAGCAGGACGCACGAGCGCCGGGGGAGCAGGACAGCTCGGCGATCTATGCCTACTGCTTCAATGGCTGGACCGCGTACAACGACTGCCACGCCTATGGCCAGGCGGGCAGGTCGCAGGGGCGCTGGTCGGGCTACTCCTGCAATTACGGCAACATCTATGGCGGCACCTGCTACGGCGGGTATGCGCTGTACATCTGGTGATTGAACGCCACCTTCGACGGTAGCGGAGCGTCGACGGCACCCGCCGCAGGAACCGGATCCGTGGGGGGGGCGCAGGTCGCTGAGCGCCGTCGTGGTTCACCTCGTCTCGCCTCGCTCGCTCCAGCGTGACCGCTGACGCCAGGGCGGGCGTCTCCCTGGAACAAAACCGACGACCGGCTCCGCATCGGCACCGCGATCGGAGCCAGGTGCCTTCTCCTGATGGCGTTCAGGATGAAGTCGGGTCTTTCGCAGGCATCGCCTGGCGCCTCCTTGCTGGCCCCCCGTGCCCCGTGGTTGAATCCCCTGGTCCAGCCCGTGCAATTCGAGGCCCGAGACCCTCGGGACCGAGCCACGGGGCCACATCGGGGGAAGGGGCCATGGACGAGCAAGAGCAGCCAGCGTCAGAGCGTTCAACGCCCAGCGCCACCGCGGTTTCGGCCCGCTCTGGCGCCGCCACGAGGCAAATCCTCACCGAAGCCCCCACCCCTCCTGGCGCCGTCGCGACGCGAATCCTTCGTCCGGACGCATGCTCGCTCGGGCCCACTCCGACCAGCCCTCGGGCCACCTCTGGCCAGCATTCCGCCCCCGAGCCCGCCCCCGAGCCCGCCCCCGAGCGCGCCTCGCTTCCGGCAACCGCAGGTCCGCTGTCATGAGCGCGGACGGCAATACGGCCAGCACCTCTGACGAGAACCTTCACCTCGCCCTCGCCTCCGGCGATCGCCTCCACGTCCGCCAGTTCTCGGTCCAGGAGCGGCTCTCGTCGCTGTACGCCCTCCAGCTCGTCGCCGTCAGCGAAAACCACGATCTCGGCTTCGACGACATCGTCGGCCACCCCGCCACCTTTGCCCTGCACGGCGGCGCCCACCACCGCACCTGGACCGGCCTCTGCCAGCACCTCCAGCAGATCCGTGTGGAGGAGGCCACGGCCACCACCGCGGGCCTCGCCACCTACGAGCTGTCCCTCGTCCCCACCCTCTGGCTTCTGACCCAGCGGCGCAACCACCGCATGTTCCAGCAGCTCTCCGAGATCGACATCGCAAGGAAGCTCCTTGGCGAGTGGGACATCCCCTTCGAGGAGAAGCTGACCGAGACGTACAAAGCGCGAAAGTACCGCGTGCAGTACGGCGAGACCGACTACGCCTTCCTGTGCCGCCTGCTCGAGGACGCGGGCATCACCTTCTACTTCGGCAACGAGCACGGCGAGACGAAGCTCGTGCTCACCGACGCGCCCCAGACCCACCCCGTTCGCGAGCCACCCATCGCCTTCCGCGACGACCCCCTGACCGCCCCCGACCTGGAGCACGTGACCGCCGTGCGCATCGGCCAGCGCGTCCGCCCGGGCAAGTACACCTTACGGGACCACGATGCCCGCCTGCCACCCAGCTACCCCCTGATGACGAGTGCCAGGAGCACCGACGAAGGGATCGAGGCCCGGCTGGAGCGGTTCCACTACACCCCGGGGGCCTTCCTGCTCCGCGCCGACCGAGGTGACGACACCCCGATCGCCGATGACCGCGGCCGCACCCGCACCGACGAGAAAGAAGGCGAAGCCCTCGCGCACAAGCGCCTCGCCGCCAAGCGGGTGACCGCGAAGCGCTGCACCTTCGCGACGAACGCTCACGACCTTGCGCCAGGGACGGTGGTCACCCTGCTCGACCACCCGAAGACCGAGCTGGGCCCGGACAAGCGCCTCCTCGTGCGCGCCTCGTCGCGGCGCGGGTCCTCCAGCGGCGCCTGGACCCACGAGTGCGAGGTGGTGAGCGCCGACGTGCCCTACCGTCCTCCCCTGGTCACCCCGAAGCCCAAGGTGACCGGCGTCGAGAGCGCCACCGTGGTGGGACCACCCGGCGAGGCGCTGCACTGTGACGAATTCGGGCGGGTCCGCGTCCACTTCCACTGGGACCGCGAGAGCCGCATGGACGACAAGAGCTCCTGCTGGATTCACGTCAGCCAGCCCTGGGCCGGTGCGGGCTACGGCGCCATGAACCTGCCCCGCGTGGGCCATGAGGTCCTCGTCGACTTCCTCGGCGGCGACCCGGACCGCCCCGTCATCGTCGGCCGCGTGTACACGAACCTCCAGAAGGTCCCCTACAAGCTGCCGGAGAACCGGACCCAGAGCGGCTGGAAGAGCGAGTCCTACCCGGGCGGCGGCGGCTCCAACGAGATCCGCTTCGAGGACGCCAGGGGCCGAGAAGAGGTCTACATCCAGGCCGAGAAGGACCTGAAGCTGCTCGTCAAGGACAGCGAAGAGACCACCATCGGCGGCAACCGCAGCGGCACCGTGAGCGGCAACGACGCCCTGACCGTGCTCGGGAACCGCACGAAGCTCGTGCGCTTGAACGAGCAGGAGAAGATTGCCCAGAGCCAGACCACCTCCGTGGGCATCAACCGCGCGACCCAGATCGGGATGATCGACTCCACCACCGTGGGTGAGCTGTTCGCCGTCTCCGTCTCCCCGCCCAGCGAAGGCTGGTCGGAGAGCGTGACCCGCTGGATCATGTTCAAGGACAAAGTCCACCTCGAGACCCAGGCCGGCGCCAAGATCCTCCTCGACGGCACCAAGATCTCGCTCGAAGCCGACGAGATCGCCCTCCGGGGCAACAAGATCTCCATCGCCGCGGCCGGCGGAGACGTCGACATCCAGGGCGGCCCCCTGGTCAAGATCAACGCCGCCGGCATGCCCGCAGGCCGCCTCGGCGATCCGGCTGGCGGCATGATCCTGAACGGCGCCTCCACGGTCCTCATCGGCGGCCCCTCGTTGCCCCTGCCCATCAAGGTCCTCCCGGGCGGTGCGCTCGCGGTGGGCAAGGGCCTGGTGATCCAGGGCGACGCCGCCTTCCAGGCCAGGGCCCTCGCCGGCCTCCACGAGATCGCCCTGACGCCCACCGGCCGCGGCTTGCTCGACGCGATCGACGGCAGCGGCAAGGCCGTCACCCTCAAGCCCACCCGGCTCGGCAACGAGACGAGCTACACGAACGCCCCCGACAGGTTCCAGAACGCCGACGGCACCCCGGGCGCGGGCACCGACGTCATCGTCCGCTACAACCCCGACAAGACCACCCTGGGCCCCGAGCCCTGGCAGAACCGACCTCCCGCCCTCGGCCTCGCGCACGAGCTGGTCCACGCAGAGCAAGCTGCCCACGGCACCATGGTCCAGGGAAGCGCGAACAACGACAGCAAGCCCGACCCGACCTCACCTGACATCTCCGCCCAGGAGAAGATCCGGGAGCTCGACGCCGCGGGCATTCCCCCGCACGACACCCGCCCATTCAACGAAAACCGAATGCGATCCGAATGGTCACCCCCTCAGCCCACCCGCCCCTGGTATTAGCCGCGACCTCGGCCTGGCTCCTCGCTCTCGCCTTCGCCGCACCTCCCGCGAGACCCCGCGCATCCGCATGGCTTCCCCTCGCGCTCGGCGTCGTCCTCACCGGCTGCTCCTGCAACGTCGACCCACCACCCCGAAGCACGATGACCACACCCACAGCCCCCGTCAGCGCCCAGCAAGCCTCCTGCTCCCTCGACGTGACCCTCGTCGACGTCGAAAGCGACCACATTCGCCTTCACTACATCTTCACCAATGGCTCTCCAATGACGGCGCTTCTTTTCAACCGCCTCTTCAGCCACATCGACCCGGCCGGCGTCTTTCACACGAGCCCCGCCACCCTCTACGTCGACGTCGACCCCCGCGCCGTCGTCCTCGCCAAGAAGCTCGTCCCCGTCCCCCCGGACATCGACGTCGAGGCCCCCGAGATCCCGCTCATCACCGCCGTGAGGCCTGGCGATAGGTTCGAGGAGACCTTCTCCATCCCGCTGCCCCTGAAGCCCCACCTGCCCTACGGGTCTCCCGACGGCGCCCTCGGTGACCCGGCTCCCCTCGACGCCTGGTTCGAGCTGGGCCTGCTCCTCGTCCCTCCCGAGGGCGCGAAGCTCGCGCGCGAAGTCCGCACGACCGAGGGCGTGGCCCTCTACCTCGCGCCCGTCACGCCAGCGACCCAGATCGTCCTCCGGGCGGGCCCTCTCCCCGTGAAGCTGACCGCACGCGCTCCGGCACTCTGAGCCGCGTCCTCGTGCCAGCGCGACCACGTCACCGGACCTGGAAGGCGCCACGGACATGATCGAAGCCAGGAGCAAGCCCATGTTGTCGCACATCGTCCTCTTCTCTGGCTGGGTCGACGAGTCGCGCGCGATGGCCCCTCCTCCGGAGCGCGCGCGAACCCAGGGCCAAGCGAATGACCGCGCAATCGCTTGGGACGAAACCCGAACGCCATGATTCCCGCCGACCCATGGCCGCTGTGACGGCCCTTGATACGATGAGGCTCCATGGATGTCGTCTCGCTCTGCGCTCTGCGGGCATCGGGATTCGAGTGGCAACCGAGGGCCCTCGCCCACGCCATGACCGTCGTCTGCAAAGCGACCTTCGAGCTTCGCCCTGACGCCTGCGTGCTCGCCGCCGAGCAAGAGCCGCTCCGCGACGCCGACACGAGCTGGGACGACGACCCCCGGTGCAGCGTCCTCGTCCCGAGCGACCGCGCCCCGTACAAACCCGGCGTCGACGTCGTGCTCGTCGGCTACGCCTACGCGCCCCGCGGCGAACCCGTGCGCTCCCTCGTGACCCGGCTCCTGGTGGGCGACATCGACAAGGCCATCGAGGTCTGGTGCGACCGGAGCCTGGACGTCCACACCGGCCAGCTCGTCGAAGGCCACCGCCAGTCGCGCATGTGGCTCGCCTGGGAGCGCGCCGCGGGCGGACCCGAGACGAACAACCCCGTGGGCATGCGCTTCGACACCGCACCGGACCCGGACGGCCTCTTACCCATCCCGAACCTGCAGCCCCCTGGCATCCCCTTCCATGCAGGAGACGAGGGCTTCGGCCCTGTCGGCTACGGCCCCCTCGCGCCCCGCTGGCCCACGCGCAGCAGGTGCATCCGCCAGCACGCCATGGCGCTCGTCACGGGCGGCTGGGAAGCGCGACCTCTCCCTCAGCCCTTCGACCACGGCTTCTTCAACGTCGCCCCGCTGGACCAGCGGCTCCCCACCCTGCGCCCGGACGAGCGCATCGTCCTGGAGAACCTGCACCCGCACCATCCGCGTCTCGTCACACGCCTGCCCGACCTCCGCCCGCGGGCCATCGCCGACCGCGCGACCGGCGAGCGGGAAGAGATCGCGCTGGTCGCCGACACCCTGTGGATCGACACCCTGCGCGGCCTCTGCACCGTGGTGTGGCGAGGTCAGGTGGGCCTGAGGCATCCCGGGGAAGCCGGGCGGGTCACCTTCTGGCTCGACGGGCGCCCGCTGATGGCGGGGCCGGAGAGTGCGTCGCAGGGAAGGGCGACGGCGCCGGAGAGTGCGTCGCAGGGAAGGGCGACGGCGCCGGAGAGCGCGTCGCGGAGAGGCGGCGCGATGCCGGAGAGTGCGTCGTGGAAGGGGATGAAGGCGCCGGAGAGCGCGTCGGGGAGAGGTGGCGCGAGCGCTGGTTCTCTCTGCGTGGTCGACGAGCGCGCGATGGCGACCATGGTCCCGAGGGCCGATGCCGCGTTTCGTCCCGCACTCCCCTTCGAGCCGCGTCTCTCGGGAGGGTCGCCTCCTGCCCAGGTGGTCGAGCCCCGGTCCAGCCGCCGGGGAGAGAGGCTCGCCGAGGCAGCCAGAGCGGGGACGGGAACGGTCGCAGCGCCGCTGGGCGGGCCGACGCCGACGCCGACGCCGCTGCCCTTTGCTCCCAGCCCGTGGGCGCCGCGCGCGCCATGCTCGGGCGCGACACGCGAGCCCTGTGCAGCGATGCCAGCCCTGTTCGCCGGGGCGGGCGACTGGCCACGCGCGCCGCTCGGGTCGACCGAGATCGAGGGCGACACGATGCGGCTCGATGGATTCCAGGGCGGCCAGGAGGTCAGGGGAGCAGGGCCGCCCGCATGGTCGCCGTACGGTGCGCCGGTGGAGACCCCGTTGCCGCTCGTGGCGGCGCCGTCGGTCGCCATGTCGCTGCCCGTAGCGCCCGTAGCGCCCGTAGCGCTGCCTGTGATGCCGCTCCCGTCGCCCGGGGCGCCAGCGGTGCAGTCCATGGAGCCCGCCGCGCTGCCCGTGCAAACTGCGCCGTGGCCAGAGAGCCAGGCAGAACGCGCCGAACGGCGGGAGACGGACCTGTGCCGCGTGCCAGCGCCCAGGGAGTCCCGGCCTGCATCGGGGCCATGTCAGGGTTCCTTGGCGGTCCAGGAGGGCGCCGCACCCCTCGAAGGGGCACAGGCCCTGGGGGGCGTCCCAGGGGGGCTCCAGGGACCCCACGGCCCATGTCTGCCGGCTGCCGGTCCGTGCTCAGGGTCGTCGCTGGAGCAGTGCGCGGCGCTCATGGCACGGATCGCGCTGAACCGGGCGGAGAAAGCCCGCATCCTGGAGGAGGGAGCGCTGACGGATGCGCAGTGGGGGGCCATCGAGGCGCACTGGGGCGGCGTCATCCGGGAAGAGACGAGGCGTGGAAACCCTGGGCCCCTGGGTCGGTTCGACGCAGCCTACGTCGCGCAGATCGAGCGAGAGCGGGGACCGATCCGTGTACAGGACTACGCGCGCCTGCTCATCGCCGCCGAGCGAGGGACGACGGACGCGGCGCTGGAAGCCCTCGGGTTGCCCCGAGGCGCTGCGCTGCGCATCGAGCGCGTGTGGATGGAGCGGTTGATGCGCGACCCGGCGACCCGGCAAGGCCTGGAGCAAGCCGTCGCGTCGGAGCGCTGCCCCCTCCAGCAGCACCGGGACGACCCCGCGCCGCGTCCCTTCGCAGCCGATGCCCTCTCCAGCATGGAACCCCAGCGCATGTGACAGCTCGGAAGCGGAAGGACCCTCGGCGCCCTTCTCCAGACGGCACGCAGGTCCGTCGCGCCCTTCTCCAGACGGCACGCGGAGCCGTCGCGCCCTTCTCCAGACGGCACGCGGAGCCGTCGCGCCCTTGTCCGGACGGCACGCGGAGCCGTCGCGCCCTTGTCCGGACGGCACGCGGAGCCGTCGCGCCCTTGTCCAGACGGCACGCGGAGCCGTCGCCTTCTCCTGACAGCATGCGGAGTCGTCACGCCCTTCTTCAGACGGTGCGCGGGTCAGTCGCCCCCTTCTCCAGACGGTGCGCGGGTCAGTCGCCCCCTTCTCCAGACGGTGCGCGGGTCAGTCGCCCCCTTCTCCGGACGGTACGCGGAGCCGTTGCCTTCTCCAGACAGCATGTGGAGCCGTTACTCCCCTTGTCCGGACGGTGCGCGGGTCAGTTGCCCCCTTCTCCGGACGGTACGCGGAGCCATCACCCCTTCTCCAGACAGCACGTGAAGCAGTCGTGCCCTTCTCCAGACAGCATGCGGAGCCTTCGTGCCCTTGCTCCAGGCGACAGGCAGACCCCGTGGCCTTTCTCGGCGCAGACGACCCATCCGGGGCCCCTTCTCGGCTCCTG is part of the Chondromyces crocatus genome and encodes:
- the tssI gene encoding type VI secretion system tip protein TssI/VgrG, with product MSADGNTASTSDENLHLALASGDRLHVRQFSVQERLSSLYALQLVAVSENHDLGFDDIVGHPATFALHGGAHHRTWTGLCQHLQQIRVEEATATTAGLATYELSLVPTLWLLTQRRNHRMFQQLSEIDIARKLLGEWDIPFEEKLTETYKARKYRVQYGETDYAFLCRLLEDAGITFYFGNEHGETKLVLTDAPQTHPVREPPIAFRDDPLTAPDLEHVTAVRIGQRVRPGKYTLRDHDARLPPSYPLMTSARSTDEGIEARLERFHYTPGAFLLRADRGDDTPIADDRGRTRTDEKEGEALAHKRLAAKRVTAKRCTFATNAHDLAPGTVVTLLDHPKTELGPDKRLLVRASSRRGSSSGAWTHECEVVSADVPYRPPLVTPKPKVTGVESATVVGPPGEALHCDEFGRVRVHFHWDRESRMDDKSSCWIHVSQPWAGAGYGAMNLPRVGHEVLVDFLGGDPDRPVIVGRVYTNLQKVPYKLPENRTQSGWKSESYPGGGGSNEIRFEDARGREEVYIQAEKDLKLLVKDSEETTIGGNRSGTVSGNDALTVLGNRTKLVRLNEQEKIAQSQTTSVGINRATQIGMIDSTTVGELFAVSVSPPSEGWSESVTRWIMFKDKVHLETQAGAKILLDGTKISLEADEIALRGNKISIAAAGGDVDIQGGPLVKINAAGMPAGRLGDPAGGMILNGASTVLIGGPSLPLPIKVLPGGALAVGKGLVIQGDAAFQARALAGLHEIALTPTGRGLLDAIDGSGKAVTLKPTRLGNETSYTNAPDRFQNADGTPGAGTDVIVRYNPDKTTLGPEPWQNRPPALGLAHELVHAEQAAHGTMVQGSANNDSKPDPTSPDISAQEKIRELDAAGIPPHDTRPFNENRMRSEWSPPQPTRPWY
- a CDS encoding tachylectin-related carbohydrate-binding protein; this translates as MLGIRIAAAIFATVSGFLMMVTPGQAEAAQGTVMWGGQGVIYGVLQDGRLQWTQHKGWQTGTFDWADAPRGGRNVGTEWNLCARIIPGGEGILYCIRHDGRMHWLRHNGWQTGTFDWTPSDGSQREVGTGWQMYRHVFSGGHGVFYGVHADGRMQWYRHDGWLTGTMDWTAGDGGRNVGTGWNVYSQIFSGGNGVIYGIKPDGTMQWYRHNGWQNGTREWTAGDGGLNVGTGWNMYDHVFPGANGVVYGIKPNGDLQWYRHDGWSSGTRAWTAGNGGRNVGTEWNVFL
- a CDS encoding DUF2169 domain-containing protein — protein: MDVVSLCALRASGFEWQPRALAHAMTVVCKATFELRPDACVLAAEQEPLRDADTSWDDDPRCSVLVPSDRAPYKPGVDVVLVGYAYAPRGEPVRSLVTRLLVGDIDKAIEVWCDRSLDVHTGQLVEGHRQSRMWLAWERAAGGPETNNPVGMRFDTAPDPDGLLPIPNLQPPGIPFHAGDEGFGPVGYGPLAPRWPTRSRCIRQHAMALVTGGWEARPLPQPFDHGFFNVAPLDQRLPTLRPDERIVLENLHPHHPRLVTRLPDLRPRAIADRATGEREEIALVADTLWIDTLRGLCTVVWRGQVGLRHPGEAGRVTFWLDGRPLMAGPESASQGRATAPESASQGRATAPESASRRGGAMPESASWKGMKAPESASGRGGASAGSLCVVDERAMATMVPRADAAFRPALPFEPRLSGGSPPAQVVEPRSSRRGERLAEAARAGTGTVAAPLGGPTPTPTPLPFAPSPWAPRAPCSGATREPCAAMPALFAGAGDWPRAPLGSTEIEGDTMRLDGFQGGQEVRGAGPPAWSPYGAPVETPLPLVAAPSVAMSLPVAPVAPVALPVMPLPSPGAPAVQSMEPAALPVQTAPWPESQAERAERRETDLCRVPAPRESRPASGPCQGSLAVQEGAAPLEGAQALGGVPGGLQGPHGPCLPAAGPCSGSSLEQCAALMARIALNRAEKARILEEGALTDAQWGAIEAHWGGVIREETRRGNPGPLGRFDAAYVAQIERERGPIRVQDYARLLIAAERGTTDAALEALGLPRGAALRIERVWMERLMRDPATRQGLEQAVASERCPLQQHRDDPAPRPFAADALSSMEPQRM
- the mxcH gene encoding TonB-dependent siderophore myxochelin receptor MxcH, whose amino-acid sequence is MSPAAWTLSSLLALLVAATSAPARAQAPSPSSPATLAMPTLLEPAEVDYPPDLDPKTLEGHVDLRLTLDAQGTVVEAELVASTDPTLGDAIRRSALRWRFTPARRDGTPIAARILHRHLLRANDAPSTTPPPASPSTAPRPLPPPAASSATPTATAPAPLEIAVQGLSRADRLRQSASAVQVVETERARRESADLGQLVARTQGVGVRRSGGLGSTTRFSLNGLTDDQIRFFLDGVPLDMAGFGLGLANVPVNLVDRVDIYRGVVPIHLGTDALGGAVNLVTDDHDRRTGASASYQIGSFGTHRWTLAGRYHHAPTGLFAAASGFLDLARNDYTIDVEQPDDRGRFQPLQARRFHDAYAARGASVELGLVGRPWTRRLVARLFVTDHDKELQHNPTMTVPYGEVTHGGSSLGATLRYEHTFPLAGAPLSVSALLGAARRTTHFTDLSPWVYDWLGHRVRPRVRPGEMGNGPSERTLQDDSFLARLNLGWLLAPEHTLRLSIAPTLNAGQGEDRLFTGEHDPLAAPRDTFRVITGLEHQAELVDRRLQNLLFSKHYLLRTTSEEVVAGAPPRPFDLTTQQLGAGDALRFRFTDWLWTKASYEYATRLPRPDEIFGNGVLIVPNLDLQPETSHNVNLGLTAETAPSTAGSFRADVNGFLRDIDQMIALLASDLVSTYANIAAARALGVEAALGWTSPGEHLALDGNVTFQDIRNTATEGSYARFAGDRMPNRPWLLANASARLQHRGLASPNDEAALTYYVSYVHEFFRSWESSGQRQSKQQIPSQLLHSLALTYVLRGDPLTTTSSLEIQNLTDETLYDFFGAQRPGRAIFFKGTLEL
- a CDS encoding NmrA family NAD(P)-binding protein, with translation MAKRVISVVGGTGSQGGGVVEALLARGDFTVRVASRNPNSDAGRALAARGVEVVAADLLDPGTLRAAFDGAHGAFLVTNFWDPSQAGRETEVGAAAVEAARTAGVEHLVWSTLPDVASISGGRLDVAHFTDKSRVDAVVRAAGFARHTLVQAPFYFQNFLTLLAPQPLPGGGSGWAVPIDPAPRVIHAGDVSEVGRAVAAAFSAGDRLPDGSVLAVCGGLYSWNDFAATLNGLGHQLTVVQVPPETYDGFFPGARELREMFQYFAEFTYFGPQRDAHLAATAALVPEGFTSFADWARVHMKR